The following is a genomic window from Octopus sinensis unplaced genomic scaffold, ASM634580v1 Contig10057, whole genome shotgun sequence.
ttaattaaaagtaaaattttaattgttttaaataaattattttgttgcATGCTTTTCAAACGATTATTAATACTCGGAAATAGGTGGGTCAATCTGTCGCTCATTAACACTCAGACTTAATCGACTCAATATTTGTAAAATGAGTACAATCGAAGGCTTTTCGTCTCAAAAAGTGCCTGTTCTTTAAATGACCTCCATTAAGGTTACAGAAATCAAAGAACTCGGACTGACCACGTACTTATTTAGACATGACAAATCGGGGGCAGAATATCTCCACATTGCCTCAGACGACACCAATAATGCCTGCTGgtaccaaaacaataaaataactccAAACAAGCATCGCCATTCGAACATACGCGGAAAACGACAAAGGAATCCCCCACGTGCTCGAACACATTGCTCTCTGTGGCAGCAAAAAGTACCCAATTAGAGATCCCTTCTTTTCCATGCTGAACCGTTCTCAAAATACATTTATGAACGCAATGACATGTTTTAATGAGTTGATGACCCATTAGCCTCCAACGCGACCTACTACCCGTTCTCCACTCAAAACCACGTGGATTTCAGGAACCTGTTTGATGTCTATTTCGAATGTGTGTTTAATCCACTTTTGAAAGAATCCAGTTTCTGGTagattcatttatttctatttctgaaggCAGGAGGGCTTCCGACTTGAGTGTACGAACAAAAACGATATTAATTCCAAAATAGTCGCCAAAGGTGTCGTCTTCAATGAAATGAAGGGAGATTTGGTATACGGTGGTCGACTATGTCTAGTCCTCCGTCGGCAATGTTTATTCCTGCAGATTAGAGTCAGAATTGATGCCTACGAACACATACAAGTGGAATTCGGGAGGAATCCCCTTCTCAATAATGGACTTGAATCACTGCGACCTGCTTAAATTCCACCAAAGACACTACCACCCTACGAATGCATTGTGCTCGCACTTGTCCGTTATTTTAGGTTCATAACATACGGAAACATCCCCCTCGAGATCAATGCCAAGATGATTGACGACAAATTGCGGGCTTATTCCAGGATGGATGTGTACCACATGGTCGACCCGCTCGAGAAGTGGCCAAAGGAGGTTGCCAGTCTGTTTTTTTGGTAGAAAAAAATTACGTGTTATTCGTCTGCCGACCCACTTGCCGTCGATCCAAACAAATGCTCTGCCGTTTCCACCACTTTTTTGCTCGAAGagttatttttgttaatatttgtaGTAATTCGAATATTTACACAAACTTTTGTCTTGAACTTGTGTCGTGTCTTTTGGTGGATGGGGATACCTCTCCTTTCTACGAGGCTTTGATCACTCCACAAATGGGGGCAGATTTCTCGTGGAGGACAGGGTTggttgtgttttgtttatttaaagaTTCGCAAATGAAACGAAGGACTCGTATTTTTCGGTGGGACTGCAGGGAATCGCGGAGAAGGATGTCGACAAGGTTGTGAAAATAATAAAGGAAACGCTCAAAACAGTGGCCAGGTTGGTTGTGTTGGAGGCATGGCATAGGGATGGTTTCACTGATCAGCGAGTGGAGAATATATTACACCACTTGCAATTGACGATAAGGAATAGATCAAAGAACTATGGAATCAATTTGATAAATGTTGGTGTTGGTTTTGATGTTAGAATATTGTCACTCCCTGGTCACTTCGTTCTgattttattggatatttacaAATTAATGGGTTGGTGGACCGATTTAGGGCCGATTATGCAAAAAATCCGGATTTActcaaaaatataatcaaaaaataCTTTATTGTTGTGTTAGTGTGACATGCTGGTAGAACAACTCCCACAAGCTGACTCTCACTTTGAAAGTCGACGAAGAAAGggcaaaaaaggagaaaaaagcggaaaaggaAAAACTCGATTTGATGGTTAAGAATTGCTGCAGAGAAGTGATCTACGACATTGGTTGCTGCACATTGCACATTCGTAGGCCAGACTTTGGATAAGGAAGCGGCAGAGGAAGACGACATTTCAATTCTCCCCTGCTTGTCCTTGTCCGAAATTGACAGGACCATCACCAGAGAAGATATTTCCATCACGTCCACTGGTCAGCATACTTTATTATTCAGACGGGGCTACACTCTTCTCGTGTGTTGCTCCTGCGAACGGGCTGGTCTATTTCCAGTTAATGTTGGGATGCAATCATCTATCCAAGGAGGATGTCAAATATCTCCCGATTCTGTGTGATGTTTTGACTCGGTGAGTTGTTTGTTGAACGAATGTTGTAGAATGGGGACACGTGGAATTGACTACAAAGAACTGTCCCTCCAAATGGAGTCATTCTCCAGTGCTTTCTGTGCCTCTCCGATTGTTGTCCTTTCCCCCTTCGGGACAGTGGCTTCCCACACAGTAATACGTCATTGTCACCAATAGGCGACTATTCTCTCCAATTACTGTTTGAGTGAGAATATAGAAAAGTGTCTGGCATTGTGGAGTACTATCATTAATGAGTATTTATCTTTCTTATTGTTAGACTTACTTTGAATGATTGCGAGAGACTCGGCCTTTTGGTCAAAACTACTGCGAGCGAACTGGCAGATTCGATTCCCGATTCGGGGCATCGATTTGCCATGTCCGTCGCCGCCTCCATCGTCAATCCTTTCTTTGCCAAGAGAGAGGTCACTGACGGTCTCTCTTACGTCGCCCTCCTCAAGAATGTGATCGACCAGCCCGACAAACAACAAATTTCAGACAAGTTGAAAGAAATTGCGGACAAAGTCTTTAATCGCGGGGATTGCAGGTAATTCGTTGATTTTATTGAGTTAGAGTTCTGGTGACATCCAACAAAGACGTCGTGAAGAATTGTTTGTACAACGTGGAGACATTTTTGAACACAATCCCCGCTCCCAAGGAATCGCCTTCAGATTTTTACGTCCAAGAggtctttatatttgtgtatgcaaagGCTGATGATGGGGAGGAAGTTTCCGCAAGAAAAATACACTACGAGTTCCCATTTGATGTGAATTATACTGCCAAGGCCATTTCTCTGCCAGTGAATTACACTCACTCTGACAGTGCCCGGTAGTCCTGCCAATTGAGATGCCAGTTTGAGGGTGCTCGCAGAATTGATGTCGTGGAAATATCTCCACGGAGAGATTAGAGAGAAGGGGGGAGCCTACGGGGCGGGGGCACTCATGAATGGTCCTGTCTTCTGCTTCCATTCATATCGGTGGgggatattcaatatttcagagATCCCAACAACCTGGAGACATTTGATGTCTTCGAGAAATCAGTCGATTGGGTTTTGGCGAAGGACTCGTTCTCAGAGCAGGACCTTATGGAGGCTAAATTGGCCGTATTCCAAAAGGTATGGACGGTGGGTTTACTCTAGCTTGATGCTCCCGTGTCACCAGGCAAGAGGGGAAACCGTCTGTTCAGTCAGGGTATCGACGACGACA
Proteins encoded in this region:
- the LOC118761168 gene encoding uncharacterized protein LOC118761168 → MIDDKLRAYSRMDVYHMVDPLEKWPKENNSHKLTLTLKVDEERAKKEKKAEKEKLDLMVKNCCREVIYDIGCCTLHIRRLTLNDCERLGLLVKTTASELADSIPDSGHRFAMSVAASIVNPFFAKREVTDGLSYVALLKNVIDQPDKQQISDKLKEIADKVFNRGDCSLRVLAELMSWKYLHGEIREKGGAYGAGALMNGPVFCFHSYRWGIFNISEIPTTWRHLMSSRNQSIGFWRRTRSQSRTLWRLNWPYSKRYGRWVYSSLMLPCHQARGETVCSVRVSTTTCFNKLAKMYLPPLRKS